From Halichoerus grypus chromosome 6, mHalGry1.hap1.1, whole genome shotgun sequence, one genomic window encodes:
- the WNT5B gene encoding protein Wnt-5b isoform X2: MSPVQRPEMFIIGAQPVCSQLPGLSPGQRKLCQLYQEHMAYIGEGAKTGIKECQYQFRQRRWNCSTVDNASVFGRVMQIGSRETAFTYAVSAAGVVNAISRACREGELSTCGCSRTARPKDLPRDWLWGGCGDNVEYGYRFAKEFVDAREREKNFAKGSEEQGRVLMNLQNNEAGRRAVYKMADVACKCHGVSGSCSLKTCWLQLAEFRKVGDQLKEKYDSAAAMRITRKGKLELVNSRFNQPTPEDLVYVDPSPDYCLRNETTGSLGTQGRLCNKTSEGMDGCELMCCGRGYDQFKSVQVERCHCKFHWCCYVKCRKCTQIVDQYVCK, encoded by the exons ATGAGCCCGGTGCAGAGACCCGAGATGTTTATCATCGGTGCCCAGCCCGTGTGCAGCCAGCTCCCTGGGCTCTCCCCTGGCCAGAGGAAGCTGTGCCAACTGTACCAGGAACACATGGCCTACATCGGGGAGGGAGCCAAGACGGGCATCAAGGAGTGCCAGTACCAGTTTCGCCAGCGGCGGTGGAACTGTAGCACGGTGGACAACGCGTCCGTCTTTGGCAGAGTCATGCAGATAG GGAGCCGGGAGACCGCCTTCACGTACGCAGTGAGCGCCGCGGGGGTGGTGAACGCCATCAGCCGGGCCTGCAGGGAGGGTGAGCTCTCCACGTGCGGCTGCAGCCGGACAGCGCGGCCCAAGGACCTTCCCCGGGACTGGCTGTGGGGCGGCTGCGGGGACAATGTGGAGTACGGCTACCGCTTTGCCAAGGAGTTCGTGGATGCCCGCGAGCGGGAGAAGAACTTTGCCAAGGGGTCGGAGGAGCAGGGCCGAGTGCTCATGAACCTGCAGAACAACGAGGCGGGGCGGAGG GCTGTGTACAAGATGGCGGACGTGGCCTGCAAATGCCACGGCGTCTCGGGGTCCTGCAGCCTCAAGACGTGCTGGCTGCAGCTGGCCGAGTTCCGCAAGGTGGGGGACCAGCTGAAGGAGAAGTACGACAGCGCGGCCGCCATGCGCATCACCCGCAAGGGCAAGCTGGAGCTGGTCAACAGCCGCTTCAACCAGCCCACCCCGGAGGACCTGGTCTACGTGGACCCCAGCCCGGACTACTGCCTGCGCAACGAGACCACGGGCTCGCTGGGCACGCAGGGCCGCCTGTGCAACAAGACGTCGGAGGGCATGGACGGCTGCGAGCTCATGTGCTGCGGCCGCGGCTACGACCAGTTCAAGAGCGTGCAGGTGGAGCGCTGCCACTGCAAGTTCCACTGGTGCTGCTACGTCAAGTGCAGGAAGTGCACGCAGATCGTCGACCAGTACGTCTGTAAATAG
- the WNT5B gene encoding protein Wnt-5b isoform X1, giving the protein MQGAPFRKPTAPGVFPGHWGGPRPRPTMASLLLLAAALLSSWAQLPAEASSWWSLAMSPVQRPEMFIIGAQPVCSQLPGLSPGQRKLCQLYQEHMAYIGEGAKTGIKECQYQFRQRRWNCSTVDNASVFGRVMQIGSRETAFTYAVSAAGVVNAISRACREGELSTCGCSRTARPKDLPRDWLWGGCGDNVEYGYRFAKEFVDAREREKNFAKGSEEQGRVLMNLQNNEAGRRAVYKMADVACKCHGVSGSCSLKTCWLQLAEFRKVGDQLKEKYDSAAAMRITRKGKLELVNSRFNQPTPEDLVYVDPSPDYCLRNETTGSLGTQGRLCNKTSEGMDGCELMCCGRGYDQFKSVQVERCHCKFHWCCYVKCRKCTQIVDQYVCK; this is encoded by the exons AGGCCGAGGCCCACCATGGCCAGCCTCCTGCTGCTAGCCGCCGCTCTGCTGTCCAGCTGGGCCCAGCTTCCGGCCGAAGCCAGCTCCTGGTG GTCATTAGCTATGAGCCCGGTGCAGAGACCCGAGATGTTTATCATCGGTGCCCAGCCCGTGTGCAGCCAGCTCCCTGGGCTCTCCCCTGGCCAGAGGAAGCTGTGCCAACTGTACCAGGAACACATGGCCTACATCGGGGAGGGAGCCAAGACGGGCATCAAGGAGTGCCAGTACCAGTTTCGCCAGCGGCGGTGGAACTGTAGCACGGTGGACAACGCGTCCGTCTTTGGCAGAGTCATGCAGATAG GGAGCCGGGAGACCGCCTTCACGTACGCAGTGAGCGCCGCGGGGGTGGTGAACGCCATCAGCCGGGCCTGCAGGGAGGGTGAGCTCTCCACGTGCGGCTGCAGCCGGACAGCGCGGCCCAAGGACCTTCCCCGGGACTGGCTGTGGGGCGGCTGCGGGGACAATGTGGAGTACGGCTACCGCTTTGCCAAGGAGTTCGTGGATGCCCGCGAGCGGGAGAAGAACTTTGCCAAGGGGTCGGAGGAGCAGGGCCGAGTGCTCATGAACCTGCAGAACAACGAGGCGGGGCGGAGG GCTGTGTACAAGATGGCGGACGTGGCCTGCAAATGCCACGGCGTCTCGGGGTCCTGCAGCCTCAAGACGTGCTGGCTGCAGCTGGCCGAGTTCCGCAAGGTGGGGGACCAGCTGAAGGAGAAGTACGACAGCGCGGCCGCCATGCGCATCACCCGCAAGGGCAAGCTGGAGCTGGTCAACAGCCGCTTCAACCAGCCCACCCCGGAGGACCTGGTCTACGTGGACCCCAGCCCGGACTACTGCCTGCGCAACGAGACCACGGGCTCGCTGGGCACGCAGGGCCGCCTGTGCAACAAGACGTCGGAGGGCATGGACGGCTGCGAGCTCATGTGCTGCGGCCGCGGCTACGACCAGTTCAAGAGCGTGCAGGTGGAGCGCTGCCACTGCAAGTTCCACTGGTGCTGCTACGTCAAGTGCAGGAAGTGCACGCAGATCGTCGACCAGTACGTCTGTAAATAG